Part of the Sinomonas atrocyanea genome is shown below.
GTTAGTGCTTCGGAAGAAGGTTGAGTTTTTTGAGTTCGGTGCTGCACGGTGTTCGCGCGGGCGATCTGAGGCGCACGAACGGGCGGGTGGTCCTGGAGGAGCTGATCTCGGCCCGCTCCGCCACCGCCCCCGAGTTGGCGGGCAGGACCGGACTGTCGAAGCCGACGGTCGCTTCTGCGCTGCGTTCGCTTCAGCGTGCCGGACTCGTCGAAGAGCGTGGCCTCCGTTCTGGCCAGTCGGGACAGTCGCCGGTGGTGTGGGGGATCGACAGGTCGGCGGGGGCGGTGCTCAGCGTCGATGTGGGCACCCAGTGGGTGCGGCTGGCGCTCACCGGCCTTGACGGGGAGCGGCTCGCCCTGTGGCGGGAGCGTCCGGCCTCTCCTTCGGCCGATGGTGTGCTGGCTGCGCTGGATGCTGGTTTCGCCCGTGTACTGGGGGAGGCGGCCCTCGACCGGGAGGCGATTGCCTTCGTTGTGGTCGGGAGCCCTGGAGTTGTGCACCCCGAGTCCGGCGTGCTCGAGCACGCGTCGAACCTCCCGGGCTGGGGCGAGATGGCGACGCTGGCGGCGCTGCGCTCCCGGTTCGGGCAGGCCCTGCTGGTGGTGAAGGACGTGTATCTGGCGGCCTTGGGGGAGGCGCAGGCGCGGCGGGACACGGGACAGGACGACTTCGTGCTGTTCTCGATCGGACGCGGCGTGGGTGCTGCGGTGGTACGGGCGGGCCAGACGCTCGCCGGCGCCCGCGGACTTGCCGGGGAGATCGCCTTCCTGCCCCTTGCAGCCCCTGCCGGGGAGGTCCTTACCGCTGGGGGGCCCTCGGCCAGGGGCGCCCTCGAAGAGGCCGCCTCGGCGGATGCCATGCTTGCGCGGGCGGCGGAGGGCGGGGCCCGCTTCGGCACCGTCGCCGAACTGATGGAGGCAGCCCGGGAGGGCAGCACCGAGGCGGAGGCCGTGGTGGACGGGGAGGCCAGGCTCGCTGCCTTCGCCCTCAGCGCGTTCACAGTGGTCGTCGACCCGCCGCTGATCGTGCTCGCCGGCAGCGTCGGCCTGCACGGAGGGGCCCATTTCGCCGAGGCCGTGAATAGGCACCTCCAGTCGATGCTTCCATTCCCGGTCCCGCGGGTGGAGGTCAGCCGGGCGGGGGAGGACGCGATCCTGGACGGGGGCGCGGAGAAGGCCCTCCAGCTTGCCTGGGAGAAGCTCTCCTCCTCCCTCTGACCCCTGCGCGCCCCGGGGATGTGATCCGGGACGCACATCCCCCTTGACGTCGATCGGAAAATACTTTTACGATTGGGCCAGTCCACCCCTCCTGTCGGGGGCTGCGGCTTCCCTCTTCTAGCAAGGAATCAACGATGGCGTCATTCCCTGACCGCGCGCCGCAGCTGCGGCGCCGCATCGGCTCCTTCCAGGCCACCGCGATGAACATGTCGCAGATGGTCGGGATCGGCCCGTTCATCACCATCCCGGCCATGATCGTGGCCTTCGGAGGCCCGCAGGCCGTGGTCGGCTGGATCGCAGGCGCGATCCTCGCGCTGGCGGACGGGCTGGTCTGGGCCGAGCTCGGCGCGGCCATGCCGGGCTCGGGCGGGACCTACGTGTACCTGCGCGAGGCGTTCAAGCGCCGGACAGGCCGCCTGATGCCGTTCCTCTTCGTCTGGTCCGCGGTGCTGTTCATCCCGCTGATCATGTCCACCGGCGTCATCGGCTTCGTCCAGTACCTCGGATACCTCATCCCGGGCATGGATGACATGACCGGGAATGTGGTCGGGCTGGCGCTGATCGCGGTGATCACCGTGGTGCTCTGGCGGCGGATCGAATCTCTCGGCCGGCTCACGGTGGTGCTGTGGGTGATCATGGTCGCCACAGTGCTGACCGTCATCCTCGCCTGCTTCACCCACTTCAACGCCGCCCAGGTCTTCGACTTCCCTGCAGGGGCGTTCGACATCTCCTCGGGCGGGTTCTGGGTCGCCTTCGTGGCCGGCCTGACGATTGGGATCTACGACTACCTCGGCTACAACACCGCCGCCTACATGGGCGCCGAGATGAAGTCCCCGGGCCGGACGATCCCCCGCTCGGTCGTGTTCTCGGTGTTCGGGATCATGGTGATCTACCTCTTCACCCAGATCGGT
Proteins encoded:
- a CDS encoding APC family permease, which translates into the protein MASFPDRAPQLRRRIGSFQATAMNMSQMVGIGPFITIPAMIVAFGGPQAVVGWIAGAILALADGLVWAELGAAMPGSGGTYVYLREAFKRRTGRLMPFLFVWSAVLFIPLIMSTGVIGFVQYLGYLIPGMDDMTGNVVGLALIAVITVVLWRRIESLGRLTVVLWVIMVATVLTVILACFTHFNAAQVFDFPAGAFDISSGGFWVAFVAGLTIGIYDYLGYNTAAYMGAEMKSPGRTIPRSVVFSVFGIMVIYLFTQIGVLGVVKWQEMLDTGSQAYTSVVSLLLERTWGPGAAAVVTVFILVTAFASLLVGLLAGSRVPYDAARDGVFFKAFAKLHPTKEFPIAGLITMGVGTMAGFLIGRFTDISALIQLLTAVMVLVQALGQIAAVVLLRRRRDMVRPYRMWLYPLPLIVAGAGWIAVYLYSDANAPGLHPIELSLGWVALGVVLFLVWAKREKTWPFGPLPVEPNEVDAEIHLDEVRA
- a CDS encoding ROK family protein, which gives rise to MWGIDRSAGAVLSVDVGTQWVRLALTGLDGERLALWRERPASPSADGVLAALDAGFARVLGEAALDREAIAFVVVGSPGVVHPESGVLEHASNLPGWGEMATLAALRSRFGQALLVVKDVYLAALGEAQARRDTGQDDFVLFSIGRGVGAAVVRAGQTLAGARGLAGEIAFLPLAAPAGEVLTAGGPSARGALEEAASADAMLARAAEGGARFGTVAELMEAAREGSTEAEAVVDGEARLAAFALSAFTVVVDPPLIVLAGSVGLHGGAHFAEAVNRHLQSMLPFPVPRVEVSRAGEDAILDGGAEKALQLAWEKLSSSL